From one Orcinus orca chromosome 10, mOrcOrc1.1, whole genome shotgun sequence genomic stretch:
- the LOC101282626 gene encoding histone H1.10, with amino-acid sequence MSVELEEALPLTTAEGAAKKAAKAGGSTSLSPSKKRKNSKKKNQPGKYSQLVVETIRRLGERNGSSLAKIYAEAKKVAWFDQQNGRTYLKYSIKALVQNDTLLQVKGTGANGSFKLNRKKLEGGGERRGAPAPASAPAPAAHKAKKAAPSAAPARRADKKPAKGPQPEKRSHKKGAASKKDKGSKAKKAAAAGGKKVKKAAKPSVPKVPKGRK; translated from the coding sequence ATGTctgtggagctggaggaagcccTGCCGCTAACGACCGCCGAGGGGGCGGCCAAGAAAGCGGCCAAGGCCGGCGGCTCGACCTCGCTGTCCCCgtccaaaaaaaggaagaatagcaAGAAGAAGAACCAACCAGGAAAATACAGCCAGCTGGTGGTGGAGACCATCCGCCGACTGGGCGAGCGCAACGGCTCGTCGCTGGCCAAGATCTACGCGGAGGCCAAGAAGGTGGCATGGTTCGACCAGCAAAACGGGCGCACCTACCTCAAGTATTCCATCAAGGCGCTGGTGCAGAACGATACGCTGCTGCAGGTGAAGGGCACTGGCGCCAACGGTTCCTTCAAGCTCAACCGCAAGAAGCTGGAGGGCGGCGGGGAGCGGCGCGGAGCCCCAGCGCCCGCCTCCGCCCCGGCGCCTGCTGCGCATAAGGCCAAGAAGGCGGCCCCGAGCGCGGCCCCTGCGCGGCGCGCGGACAAGAAGCCCGCCAAGGGCCCGCAGCCCGAGAAGCGCTCGCACAAGAAGGGTGCCGCCTCCAAGAAGGACAAAGGCAGCAAGGCCAAGAAGGCGGCAGCCGCGGGCGGCAAGAAGGTGAAGAAGGCGGCCAAGCCCAGCGTGCCCAAAGTGCCCAAGGGCCGCAAGTGA